In the bacterium genome, one interval contains:
- a CDS encoding toll/interleukin-1 receptor domain-containing protein has translation MSSDSESIAIRDVVFISHANPEDNEFALWISTQLALHGYKVWCDLTQLIGGETFWTDIQQIIQLHCVKFIFVLSRNSNYKNGTLNEIAVATSTASIHRLDDFIIPLHIDDLPHSETYVEIKRLNAIPFENGWATGLAKLIEKLEKDGVPHDSSCGPSTVASWWRNHSPANRFIITQPQHHLSNWFPIENLTSDIYFHKLTNGPLNRDFPLYNLPYPVSVYRNMLISFASADGLCCPSGPRIKIDHSKTMSLKEFLSKGIDIMDARHASNTIIYLLRVGWEREMRKRQLIRYQLAKGAKCYFFRDKQLDKNKITFVGTDGKTKRRAVVGVKNRTDIDGSKTTRFWHFGIEARPQLVPLPTFRIKPHVVFSDDGAKAWDNKDKQHRARRQQCWDWWNDDWRDRLLAVISWLTNENGSIDLALGEFVTAQVDNRPVDFYSQVRYEPPESTPIEYSDEPYPNEWDEEDV, from the coding sequence ATGAGTAGCGATAGCGAATCAATAGCAATCCGTGATGTGGTATTTATAAGTCATGCAAATCCTGAAGACAATGAGTTTGCGCTCTGGATTTCAACTCAACTAGCACTTCACGGATATAAGGTGTGGTGCGACCTAACGCAGTTGATTGGAGGCGAGACTTTCTGGACAGATATTCAGCAAATCATTCAACTGCACTGTGTGAAGTTCATTTTCGTTCTATCACGTAACTCGAACTATAAGAATGGTACCCTTAATGAGATAGCCGTTGCCACCAGCACTGCATCAATCCATAGACTAGACGACTTTATCATCCCGCTTCATATCGACGACTTGCCTCACAGTGAAACCTATGTGGAAATCAAACGTCTAAACGCCATTCCTTTCGAGAATGGCTGGGCAACAGGGCTGGCCAAACTGATTGAGAAGTTGGAAAAGGACGGAGTTCCCCATGACTCGTCATGCGGTCCTAGTACGGTCGCGTCCTGGTGGAGAAATCATTCTCCAGCCAACCGGTTTATCATTACGCAACCACAACATCATCTGTCTAATTGGTTTCCTATTGAAAACTTAACAAGTGACATCTACTTCCATAAGCTTACCAATGGACCACTTAACCGTGATTTTCCATTATATAATCTGCCCTATCCGGTTTCGGTCTACCGTAATATGCTCATCTCTTTCGCATCCGCTGACGGTTTGTGCTGTCCCTCTGGTCCACGTATCAAAATAGATCATTCTAAAACAATGTCACTAAAAGAGTTCCTTTCGAAAGGAATAGACATAATGGACGCTCGTCATGCCAGCAACACAATTATCTATCTTCTCAGAGTTGGCTGGGAACGTGAAATGCGTAAGCGTCAATTGATAAGGTATCAATTGGCTAAAGGTGCAAAATGCTACTTCTTCCGAGATAAACAATTGGATAAAAACAAGATCACATTTGTTGGCACTGATGGTAAGACAAAACGTCGAGCCGTTGTAGGCGTAAAAAATCGTACAGATATTGATGGAAGCAAAACAACCAGATTTTGGCACTTCGGTATAGAAGCTAGGCCTCAGTTGGTGCCATTGCCCACCTTTCGAATAAAACCACATGTAGTCTTTTCTGATGATGGTGCAAAAGCTTGGGACAATAAAGACAAGCAACATCGAGCACGAAGGCAGCAATGCTGGGATTGGTGGAACGATGATTGGCGAGACAGGCTTTTAGCTGTAATCTCTTGGCTAACAAACGAAAATGGCTCAATAGATTTGGCTTTGGGAGAATTCGTCACGGCACAGGTGGATAACCGTCCTGTCGATTTTTATAGTCAAGTGCGATACGAACCGCCAGAATCTACTCCTATCGAATACAGTGACGAGCCATATCCTAATGAATGGGATGAGGAGGATGTGTGA
- the purF gene encoding amidophosphoribosyltransferase, protein MTAVENVNNSSIKGITMIYIDRPEIAEECGVFGICSGGEDVARLAFFGIFSLQHRGQESAGIAASDGKCIRLHRDMGLVTQVFHEDTLASLKGHIAIAHTRYSTTGSSILRNVQPMLCECDFGNIALAHNGDLVNAGPLRDELEASGIELETTNDSEVILKLIATSGASTIEDAIKYAMSKIRGAYSVVVLTQDKLIAFRDPFGIRPLSIGRLNGSHYAVASETCAFNTIGANFVREVEPGEMVVIDENGLTEYQAIPLEGRALCIFEYVYFARPDSRMYNRTMHEARRRMGHELAKEHPCPGAHIVFPIPDTGIPAAIGLAEASRIPYAEGVIKNRYIHRTFIQPDQRMREMGVRMKLSPLKETLAGRRVVMVEDTIVRGTTSAPTIKMIRDAGAVEVHVRIACPPIKYPCFYGIDTANQDELIASKLSIEQIRQHIGADSLGYLSLPGLVRAIGVKKDKLCCACLDGKYPVDVSKEAKMSKFVFEKTPAL, encoded by the coding sequence ATGACAGCGGTAGAAAATGTAAATAACAGCTCGATCAAAGGAATTACGATGATCTACATAGACAGGCCCGAAATTGCGGAAGAATGCGGAGTATTCGGAATTTGCAGCGGCGGTGAGGATGTGGCGAGGCTCGCATTCTTTGGCATCTTCTCACTGCAGCATCGTGGACAGGAAAGCGCAGGGATAGCTGCATCGGACGGCAAGTGTATCCGCCTTCACCGCGATATGGGTCTTGTCACCCAGGTCTTCCATGAGGACACGCTGGCGTCGCTCAAAGGGCACATCGCAATCGCGCATACTCGATATTCAACTACAGGGTCGAGCATTTTGCGCAACGTTCAGCCGATGCTCTGCGAATGTGACTTTGGCAATATAGCTCTGGCGCATAATGGCGATCTTGTAAACGCGGGACCATTGCGCGATGAGCTTGAAGCATCCGGCATAGAACTCGAAACCACAAACGACAGCGAAGTTATTCTCAAACTCATCGCAACATCCGGCGCAAGCACCATAGAAGACGCAATCAAGTATGCTATGAGCAAAATACGTGGCGCATATTCGGTGGTCGTGCTCACACAGGATAAGCTGATCGCATTCAGAGACCCGTTCGGAATACGCCCCTTGAGTATAGGGCGATTGAACGGCTCGCACTATGCAGTCGCATCGGAAACATGTGCATTCAACACCATAGGCGCAAACTTCGTTCGTGAGGTCGAGCCGGGTGAGATGGTCGTCATAGACGAAAATGGCCTCACCGAATATCAGGCTATCCCTCTTGAAGGGCGCGCACTTTGCATTTTTGAATATGTTTACTTCGCCAGGCCGGACAGCCGCATGTATAACCGGACAATGCACGAAGCCCGCAGGAGGATGGGTCATGAGCTTGCAAAAGAGCACCCATGCCCCGGCGCGCACATAGTCTTTCCCATCCCGGACACGGGAATCCCCGCAGCAATCGGTCTTGCCGAAGCATCCAGAATCCCCTACGCAGAAGGCGTTATCAAAAACCGTTACATCCACAGAACATTTATCCAGCCGGACCAGCGCATGCGCGAGATGGGCGTCAGGATGAAACTTTCACCTCTCAAAGAAACTCTTGCAGGCCGGCGTGTAGTAATGGTTGAAGATACTATTGTCCGCGGAACCACCAGCGCTCCTACGATCAAGATGATCCGTGATGCTGGAGCTGTCGAGGTGCATGTGCGCATAGCATGCCCGCCGATCAAATATCCATGTTTCTATGGGATCGACACGGCGAACCAGGACGAACTCATCGCATCGAAGCTCTCTATTGAGCAGATCAGGCAGCACATCGGTGCGGATAGTCTTGGTTACCTGAGTCTGCCTGGGCTTGTGCGGGCTATCGGCGTCAAGAAAGACAAGCTCTGCTGCGCGTGCCTGGACGGCAAATATCCTGTCGATGTCTCTAAAGAAGCGAAGATGAGCAAGTTCGTGTTTGAGAAAACACCAGCCCTATGA
- the crcB gene encoding fluoride efflux transporter CrcB, producing MTDIAGGMYPMAKVLWLSLAGACGTLSRYALCELAGKLKGGPIPLGTFAVNIAGSFFFGLLYASAQSRLNLSHETRTILLVGFMGAFTTFSTFAFDTAKLLHSQQWLHALGNVAGQVLLGLVALIGGVLVGRAI from the coding sequence ATGACCGACATTGCGGGAGGCATGTATCCAATGGCCAAGGTCTTGTGGCTGTCGCTCGCTGGCGCATGCGGCACTCTCAGCCGTTATGCCCTGTGCGAACTGGCAGGAAAACTCAAAGGCGGTCCGATCCCACTCGGGACATTTGCCGTCAATATCGCGGGCAGTTTCTTCTTCGGGCTGTTATATGCATCGGCGCAGTCCAGGCTCAATCTCAGCCACGAAACACGCACCATACTGCTCGTTGGGTTTATGGGCGCATTCACCACATTCTCCACATTCGCGTTCGATACGGCAAAGCTGCTTCACTCTCAACAGTGGCTTCATGCCTTGGGCAACGTGGCCGGACAGGTGCTGTTGGGACTGGTGGCGCTGATCGGCGGGGTGCTGGTCGGAAGAGCAATATAG
- the purM gene encoding phosphoribosylformylglycinamidine cyclo-ligase, which produces MADESATYKAAGVDIEAGEEAVFRMKEYVQSTYNENVLTNIGTFGGMFRLDTGSMAEPVLVSSIDGVGTKVKIAAMMDKYDTVGQDIVNHCINDILVQGAKPILFLDYFATSKLDPKIVEQVVKGMSEACREAGCVLIGGETAEMPGVYVPGEFDIAGCIIGMVDRANVIDGSKVRPGDVLVGLASSGPHTNGYSLIRKILFEDNDYKVDQYTPEIGAILGDVLLAPHKCYLKPVSAIIADHPVHAMVHITGGGFYGNIPRVLPSDCQVTVERRAWVVPPIFQLIQDKGGIEPIEMHRTFNMGVGMVLIVPKEHGVAIVQQMEEMGEMAWMIGEVYRGGREVNVI; this is translated from the coding sequence ATGGCCGACGAAAGCGCAACCTACAAAGCTGCAGGTGTGGATATAGAAGCGGGCGAAGAAGCCGTCTTTCGGATGAAAGAATACGTGCAATCGACCTACAACGAAAACGTGCTGACCAATATAGGCACGTTCGGCGGCATGTTCCGTCTGGATACAGGCTCTATGGCCGAACCGGTGCTGGTATCGAGTATCGACGGCGTGGGAACCAAAGTCAAGATCGCCGCAATGATGGATAAATACGACACGGTGGGTCAGGACATTGTAAACCACTGCATCAATGATATACTCGTCCAGGGCGCAAAACCCATCCTTTTTCTGGACTACTTCGCCACCAGCAAGCTGGACCCGAAGATAGTCGAGCAAGTGGTTAAAGGCATGTCTGAGGCATGCCGCGAGGCCGGATGTGTGCTCATCGGTGGAGAGACTGCCGAGATGCCCGGCGTATATGTGCCGGGTGAGTTCGATATTGCCGGGTGCATCATCGGAATGGTGGACCGGGCAAATGTGATCGATGGATCGAAGGTCCGACCCGGTGACGTCCTGGTCGGGCTTGCATCGTCGGGTCCGCACACGAACGGCTACTCTCTGATACGCAAGATCCTCTTTGAGGATAATGACTATAAGGTCGACCAGTATACCCCGGAGATCGGCGCGATACTCGGCGACGTGCTGCTCGCCCCGCATAAGTGCTACCTCAAACCCGTCTCGGCCATAATTGCAGACCACCCGGTGCATGCGATGGTCCATATCACGGGCGGCGGGTTCTATGGCAACATACCGAGAGTGCTCCCGAGCGACTGCCAGGTGACAGTTGAGCGACGAGCTTGGGTCGTCCCTCCAATCTTCCAACTCATCCAGGACAAAGGCGGAATCGAACCTATTGAGATGCACCGTACGTTCAACATGGGCGTCGGGATGGTGCTGATCGTGCCCAAAGAGCATGGGGTCGCAATTGTCCAGCAGATGGAAGAGATGGGCGAAATGGCATGGATGATCGGTGAGGTCTACAGGGGCGGTCGAGAGGTCAACGTGATATGA
- a CDS encoding ankyrin repeat domain-containing protein, with translation MMLKRFAIILVVTFILLAATSTFAAQIHTAAATGDVATVEKLVKADPNIVNLKDDDGATPLHHAAAKGQLAIVKLLIADKADVNAQKKDGVTALHVAAALGYKDVVVALLDAKADACAVDKKGRTPLSIAKAGGKVEIENIIRERIGKTPAANLNIPQPPPPPITAANDKDIKTLAEEFIDHISKGEYSAATNYLDSKMKSALSPSMLSEVWQVTQSQVGAYKGRIKTRTDKIQGFDAVFVTCQFENITLDAQIAFDSSKQISGFYTVKPH, from the coding sequence ATGATGCTAAAGCGATTTGCAATTATACTTGTGGTGACTTTCATTCTGCTTGCAGCGACAAGCACATTTGCAGCCCAGATACACACTGCAGCGGCGACCGGTGATGTGGCCACGGTTGAAAAGCTGGTTAAAGCCGATCCAAACATAGTCAATTTGAAGGACGATGACGGCGCGACACCACTGCACCATGCAGCCGCCAAGGGTCAACTTGCAATAGTGAAGCTGCTTATTGCTGATAAGGCCGATGTCAACGCGCAAAAGAAAGACGGCGTCACTGCCTTGCATGTCGCTGCCGCATTGGGTTATAAAGATGTGGTTGTCGCACTGCTGGATGCCAAGGCGGACGCCTGTGCTGTGGATAAAAAAGGCCGCACTCCTCTTTCGATAGCCAAAGCGGGCGGCAAAGTCGAGATCGAGAATATTATAAGGGAGCGCATCGGCAAGACTCCCGCTGCCAATCTGAATATCCCTCAGCCCCCGCCTCCTCCTATTACTGCCGCGAATGATAAGGACATCAAAACTCTTGCTGAGGAGTTTATCGATCACATTTCCAAAGGTGAATACTCTGCCGCAACCAACTATTTGGACAGCAAAATGAAGTCTGCACTGTCACCATCCATGCTTTCCGAGGTATGGCAAGTCACACAGTCCCAGGTCGGCGCCTATAAAGGCCGCATTAAGACCAGGACCGACAAGATTCAGGGCTTTGATGCTGTCTTTGTGACCTGCCAGTTTGAGAATATCACTCTCGACGCGCAGATAGCGTTCGACTCATCAAAGCAGATTTCAGGCTTCTATACGGTTAAACCCCACTGA
- a CDS encoding diacylglycerol kinase family lipid kinase: MRSLLIINPTSGQGKAAREKKKLLDYAAAAAHMRTVITSGPEDAAETARKAAHDGYDLIIAAGGDGTINQVINGIGDSGIPLGIVPLGTGNVLAHDLGIPVYNTQKALDVIRKGKTRHVDIARAEDRRFILMAGLGFDAAVIDSVSPKVKDVLGTVAYAPAIIEQLVKFSPAHFRLTFNDKSVYETDAYAVIAANCGTYAHNFKIARQAIFDDGMLDILVFEAGARTAINLVGQALDTIFQGSIAHPSTSYFRAAKVHVESEPSVRMQLDGDLHGESDVDIEVVPKALSLIVP, translated from the coding sequence ATGCGCTCACTGCTCATTATCAATCCCACTTCAGGCCAGGGGAAAGCGGCCAGAGAGAAGAAAAAGCTGCTCGATTATGCCGCAGCCGCCGCTCATATGCGCACTGTCATCACCTCGGGACCGGAAGACGCAGCCGAAACAGCCCGGAAAGCCGCTCATGATGGCTATGATCTCATTATCGCAGCAGGTGGAGACGGCACGATCAACCAGGTCATAAACGGCATCGGTGACTCCGGGATTCCACTCGGCATTGTTCCTCTCGGCACGGGTAATGTTCTGGCTCATGATCTCGGAATCCCCGTCTATAACACTCAAAAAGCACTCGATGTTATACGCAAAGGTAAGACCCGGCATGTGGATATCGCCAGGGCAGAGGACAGGCGGTTCATACTCATGGCAGGGCTTGGATTCGATGCGGCCGTAATCGACTCCGTATCGCCCAAAGTAAAAGACGTTCTCGGAACTGTCGCATATGCCCCTGCAATCATAGAGCAACTTGTCAAGTTCTCACCGGCGCACTTCCGGCTCACCTTCAACGACAAATCGGTATATGAGACCGACGCATACGCTGTAATAGCCGCCAACTGCGGCACGTATGCCCACAATTTCAAGATAGCCCGGCAGGCAATCTTTGACGACGGAATGCTGGATATTCTGGTGTTTGAAGCCGGAGCACGAACCGCAATCAACCTGGTCGGCCAGGCGCTCGACACTATATTCCAGGGCTCCATCGCCCACCCCAGCACATCCTATTTCAGGGCGGCCAAAGTGCACGTGGAATCCGAGCCGAGTGTGCGTATGCAGCTTGACGGTGACCTGCACGGCGAGAGCGATGTGGATATAGAGGTCGTGCCTAAGGCTTTGAGCTTGATTGTGCCTTAA
- the hydE gene encoding [FeFe] hydrogenase H-cluster radical SAM maturase HydE has translation MGLDAIIDKCIGSGDLSRDDIVYLLNLDNKQHTDRLLKAADQVRKSCCGDDVQIRALVEFSNICTRQCNYCGLRSPNDNVTRYRMPPDEIVDLAARLSEKGLRTIVMQSGEDPYYTGEIIADIVRRIKSSMDMAVTLCVGERTYEDYKLWKEAGADRYLLRHEAANCELYRQLHPDSDYDNRMRCIKWLRELGYQTGVGCMVGAPGQSVEHLADDIEFFKDFQPDMIGIGPFIPHPETPYADILGGTVEMTLKMVALARIVTRNALLPATTAIGSIEEMGREMALEAGADVVMPNYTPLKYRENYEIYPNKRCISEDPEQCHSCMRLRIQAIGRTVSTDYGHSRKNAIKSEFC, from the coding sequence ATGGGTTTGGATGCAATCATAGACAAATGCATAGGGTCTGGAGATTTGTCCAGAGATGATATAGTTTATCTGCTAAACCTGGACAACAAACAGCATACCGACCGCCTTTTGAAAGCCGCGGACCAGGTCCGCAAATCATGCTGCGGTGATGACGTCCAGATCAGGGCACTTGTAGAGTTTTCAAATATATGCACGCGCCAGTGCAATTACTGCGGCCTACGTTCGCCAAATGACAATGTCACCCGCTATAGAATGCCACCGGACGAGATAGTCGACCTTGCCGCAAGACTGAGCGAGAAGGGTCTGCGGACCATAGTGATGCAGTCGGGTGAGGACCCATACTACACCGGCGAGATCATTGCCGATATCGTACGCCGGATCAAGTCTTCAATGGATATGGCAGTCACACTGTGTGTAGGCGAGAGGACTTATGAGGATTACAAGCTCTGGAAGGAAGCCGGTGCCGACAGATACCTGCTCAGGCATGAGGCAGCCAACTGCGAGCTGTATCGGCAGCTCCACCCGGACAGCGATTATGACAACCGCATGCGCTGCATCAAGTGGCTGCGCGAGCTAGGATACCAGACGGGGGTGGGGTGCATGGTCGGCGCTCCGGGTCAGAGTGTCGAGCATCTGGCGGATGATATTGAGTTTTTCAAGGATTTCCAACCGGATATGATCGGCATCGGGCCTTTTATACCGCATCCTGAGACACCATATGCAGACATACTTGGCGGGACAGTCGAGATGACTCTGAAGATGGTCGCGCTTGCCCGGATAGTGACTCGGAATGCACTGCTGCCTGCCACGACGGCTATCGGCTCGATAGAGGAGATGGGGCGCGAGATGGCCCTGGAGGCGGGTGCGGATGTCGTGATGCCCAACTATACCCCTCTCAAATACCGCGAGAATTATGAGATATACCCCAACAAGCGCTGCATATCGGAGGACCCGGAGCAGTGCCACTCCTGCATGCGGTTGAGGATTCAGGCAATAGGGCGCACGGTCTCCACTGACTACGGCCACTCGCGCAAGAACGCGATAAAATCAGAGTTTTGCTAA
- a CDS encoding DUF3887 domain-containing protein encodes MKNLAIAMLIFLTCAISGCAQDKQSVSAKEFVSQLAKGDFTAATGNFDPQMKAAASPDRLKEIWDSLVAQYGPFKNQVRMRKDKLGAYDVVYVTCQFERYKTDLKVVFDSEGRISGLWIVPTPNDDAFKTPAYVKPGRFREQDVIVRSAEWKLPGILAMPGGKGPFPAVVLVHGSGPNDRDETIGSNKPFKDIAQGLASSGIAALRYDKRTKAHPADMAKIKDLTVKEEVIDDALAAVSLLRKTNGIDAGRIYVLGHSLGGMLIPRIGARDPKIAGLISLAGCTRPLEDVIVEQMTYLLSLDKNTLESKKNAKLDEVKRQAAQVKSAGASSGMIFGVPPSYWIDLRGYDPPHSAKMLAAPMFILQGGRDYQVTTVDFSRWKSALSSKKNTTFKLYPDLNHLFMKGSGKSTPQEYEVPGHVSEEVIDDIAAWVKR; translated from the coding sequence ATGAAAAATCTAGCGATTGCGATGTTGATCTTCCTGACTTGTGCCATCAGCGGCTGTGCCCAGGATAAGCAATCAGTTTCGGCAAAAGAGTTCGTCTCGCAGCTTGCAAAAGGCGATTTCACAGCCGCCACCGGCAATTTCGATCCACAAATGAAGGCCGCTGCTTCTCCCGACAGGCTCAAGGAGATATGGGATTCGCTGGTCGCACAATATGGTCCGTTCAAGAATCAAGTGCGGATGCGCAAAGACAAACTGGGAGCCTATGACGTAGTATACGTAACCTGCCAGTTCGAGAGGTACAAAACTGATCTTAAAGTCGTATTCGACAGCGAGGGCAGGATAAGCGGGCTGTGGATTGTGCCGACTCCTAATGACGATGCGTTCAAGACTCCGGCCTATGTCAAACCCGGAAGATTTAGGGAGCAGGATGTAATTGTCAGATCAGCTGAATGGAAGCTGCCGGGTATACTTGCCATGCCCGGCGGCAAAGGTCCATTTCCCGCGGTTGTATTGGTGCATGGGTCCGGTCCCAACGACCGTGATGAGACGATAGGTTCAAACAAGCCGTTCAAGGACATTGCGCAGGGTCTGGCCTCAAGTGGCATAGCCGCCCTGCGCTATGACAAGAGAACGAAAGCACACCCGGCCGATATGGCCAAAATAAAGGACTTGACTGTAAAGGAGGAGGTGATCGACGATGCCCTGGCAGCCGTATCTCTTCTCAGAAAGACAAATGGGATCGATGCTGGGAGAATATACGTCCTGGGTCACAGTCTGGGCGGCATGCTCATTCCAAGGATCGGCGCAAGGGACCCAAAGATAGCCGGGCTCATCTCACTGGCTGGCTGCACCAGACCGTTGGAGGATGTAATCGTCGAGCAGATGACCTACCTGCTCTCTCTCGACAAAAACACTCTCGAGTCCAAAAAGAATGCCAAGCTCGACGAAGTCAAGAGGCAGGCCGCACAGGTGAAGAGTGCCGGTGCGTCGAGTGGAATGATATTCGGTGTGCCGCCAAGTTATTGGATCGATCTGAGGGGATACGACCCTCCGCACTCAGCAAAAATGCTTGCAGCGCCCATGTTTATCCTACAGGGAGGCAGGGACTATCAGGTCACTACTGTGGACTTCTCGCGCTGGAAATCAGCTTTATCGAGTAAGAAAAATACGACTTTCAAGCTCTATCCCGATCTAAATCACTTGTTTATGAAAGGCAGCGGCAAAAGTACTCCGCAGGAATATGAAGTACCTGGGCACGTCTCTGAAGAAGTAATAGATGATATTGCGGCATGGGTCAAAAGATAG
- a CDS encoding DUF167 domain-containing protein, with protein MVNYMPDTFKEILTMPDTTLKLHVIPRGSKNEITGWRDDILCIKITAPPVEGAANAAIVKFMADALKIRKSQIELISGEKSREKVIRITGLSEADIHSRLK; from the coding sequence ATGGTAAACTATATGCCGGACACATTCAAGGAGATACTCACCATGCCCGATACAACTCTCAAGCTCCATGTAATCCCGCGCGGCTCCAAGAATGAGATCACCGGCTGGCGTGATGACATTTTGTGCATAAAAATCACTGCGCCGCCAGTCGAGGGCGCAGCCAACGCAGCAATCGTGAAGTTTATGGCCGACGCATTGAAGATCAGAAAGAGCCAGATCGAGCTTATATCGGGTGAAAAGAGCCGTGAGAAGGTGATAAGAATAACGGGTCTGTCCGAAGCGGATATTCATAGTCGATTGAAATAG
- the purN gene encoding phosphoribosylglycinamide formyltransferase: protein MIRIAVMVSGAGRGSNMQAIIDACATGQIDGEVALVIGVKDDAPAMERARSQSIKIVSISPKSFENTQDYDDAVLKALQENKIDLICLAGYMRILGQNIIDAYRDAIMNVHPALIPSFCGKGMYGHHVHEAVITRGVKFTGVTVHFVDEDYDSGPIIAQTIVPVEQDDTPDTIAARVLEKEHETYAHAVALFAQGRLRVVNRKVIVSPEKG from the coding sequence ATGATCCGCATCGCAGTGATGGTCTCGGGCGCTGGGCGCGGGAGCAATATGCAGGCGATTATCGATGCATGCGCCACCGGTCAGATTGACGGCGAGGTCGCGCTGGTAATAGGCGTTAAGGATGATGCACCCGCCATGGAGCGCGCTCGCAGCCAGTCAATCAAAATAGTCTCCATCTCGCCTAAGAGCTTTGAGAATACACAGGACTATGACGACGCAGTCCTCAAAGCTCTACAGGAAAATAAGATCGACCTCATCTGCCTTGCCGGGTATATGCGTATCCTGGGTCAGAATATAATCGATGCCTATCGAGACGCAATCATGAACGTCCATCCGGCTCTGATCCCATCGTTTTGCGGCAAAGGAATGTATGGTCACCACGTCCATGAGGCTGTGATCACACGTGGGGTAAAGTTCACCGGAGTAACGGTGCATTTTGTGGACGAAGACTATGACTCCGGTCCGATCATCGCGCAGACAATCGTCCCGGTCGAGCAGGACGATACACCGGACACGATTGCTGCCCGTGTGCTCGAAAAGGAGCATGAGACCTATGCGCATGCGGTCGCTCTGTTTGCGCAGGGCAGACTGCGGGTAGTTAATCGGAAGGTTATTGTTTCGCCCGAAAAGGGATAG